Below is a genomic region from Calditrichota bacterium.
AGCAGCGGAATTGACAAGGTCATAAATGCCGCCGAATTGTATCAATTGCCGGCGCCTGAGTTCAGGGGGGACTTGATTAGAACTACTGCGATTCTATATGGCCAAAGGAGTCTGGATCAGATGACGGGGTCCGATCGGGTTCGCGCATGTTATCAGCATTGTGCCCTTAAGTATGTGATGAGAGAACGGATGACCAACCAAACGCTGCGCGAGAGATTCCGATTGCCCGAGCAAAAGCGCAGCACGATTTCTCAAATCATTCAGTCGGCAGTCCAGACAGGCAAGATCAAGATTGACGAGCGCACCACCGGCTCGCGAAAGTTCGCCCGCTACCTCCCCTACTGGGCCTGATCTTATTTAATCTCAACCGCCACCGCGGTGGAGTCCATCGTGTATCTATATGCCTTGCAGCAAGATACTTATTTAAGCCCATTTCAACTTCGTCAGCCGGACGACCGGGCTCGACGAACTACCCTTGAATCCAGACACCTCCCCTATGCCCTACGTTCCTCCCTCCCCTGAGGATGCCATTCGCGACGTGGTTCTGCCCGAGGGCGAGAGCCTTGCTGTCGAACAGTTGATCAAAGTGATGGCGCGGCTCCGCGCACCCGACGGCTGCCCCTGGGATAGGGCTCAGACCTTCCAATCGCTGCTGCCCAACCTTCTCGAAGAGACTTACGAATACCTCCACGCCGTCCGCGAAGACGATCCCGCTGCAATGCGCGAGGAGTTGGGCGACCTTTTCCTGCAGGTGATCTTCCACGCCCAAATTGCTGCCGAAGCCGGCCTCTTCGACCTCGGCTCGGCCGCACGGGAACTGACCCTCAAACTGATCCGAAGGCATCCGCACGTCTTCGGCGACGACAAGGCCGAGACCCCCGATCATGCCCTCGAATCGTGGAACAATTCGAAACGGCGTGAAGGCTCACACACCATTCAACTGGAGAAGATTCCCCGCGCTATGCCGGCGCTCCTCAGGGCACGCAAGATTCAGGAAAAGTCAGCCCGGGTAGGCTTTGAATGGCCCGATGTGAGCGGCGCGATGCAGAAGATCGATGAAGAACTGCAGGAACTGAAAGCAGCGATAGCGGGCAATGCCATTGACAATGATGATGATGATGATAAATGGAGGGATTCAACACTCCGCATTCCGCACTCCGCATTGGACGAGGTCGGCGACCTGCTCTTTGCAGTGGTCAATGTGGCGCGCTACTTAAAGGTCGATCCCGAAACAGCGCTGAACGCGACGAACGAAAAGTTTATCCGCCGTTTTCGGGTCATCGAGGATCGTTTGAGGGAGCGGGGACGGACGATGGAAGAGACGTCGCTAAGCGAGATGGATGCGATCTGGGAGGAAGCGAAATCTACCGCCGAGGGGTAGTATTAAGGGGTGCATCAATTAGTGTCATCCTGCTTAGGTCGAGATGCTTCACTGCGTTCAGCATGACAAGCGCCCTTGTTGACACAATATATTGCACCAGGTAATAATTAGATAGGGGAAGATAACTTTCCCCTCTACACAGCAGGGGAGAAATGAAAGGAGGTGTGCTGACGAACGACGCCCAAAACCTCGTCTTCAGCGGTCTCAGGGGGCCTCGCCTCGGGCAGGCTGCAACACCTCCTCCGCCACTTGCATTGGGGCCGATTTGTCGCTATACTGAACCTATGCGCATTAGAATCCTCATCGGTCTCATCCTATCGGCTGCCCTAACGAAATTCTGTCCTTGCCGTAGCCGACCTTAAGCCTATTTCACCAGTGCCACCTTGCGCGAGAGGGACTGCCCCGCGGCATCGAGACGGATCAGATAGATCCCCGCCGGGCGATCCGACGCATCCCAAATTGCAGTATGCAAACCCTCCCCCAACTGCCCGCGCGGCGATAGATCTGATACCTGCCGGCCCAACCCGTCATAGACCCGCAAACGAACCGCCCCCGGCGCTGGCAGCGAGTAGGAGATCGTCGTCTGCGCATTGAACGGGTTAGGCCAGGCTGGATAGAGCACATATCGTTCCGGGACCGCTGGCAACACCCCCGGCTTGACTGAACCAGGCCGTCCATCGGGGTAAAACTCATAGAGAAGGTCGGTATCTCGACGATACATTTCTACAACATCGTTGTCGCTCACCCAGACCATCAACTTCCCATCGGGGCGCACCAACATCTTTTTCGTCGAGAGGGCTACGG
It encodes:
- the mazG gene encoding nucleoside triphosphate pyrophosphohydrolase, producing MPYVPPSPEDAIRDVVLPEGESLAVEQLIKVMARLRAPDGCPWDRAQTFQSLLPNLLEETYEYLHAVREDDPAAMREELGDLFLQVIFHAQIAAEAGLFDLGSAARELTLKLIRRHPHVFGDDKAETPDHALESWNNSKRREGSHTIQLEKIPRAMPALLRARKIQEKSARVGFEWPDVSGAMQKIDEELQELKAAIAGNAIDNDDDDDKWRDSTLRIPHSALDEVGDLLFAVVNVARYLKVDPETALNATNEKFIRRFRVIEDRLRERGRTMEETSLSEMDAIWEEAKSTAEG